TGTTCTGCCCATCAATCACCACAACTCCCTCGGGCACGCCCTCAAGAAGCTGGAGAGCGTGCGGGCCAGAAAGTGAATGTTTTGACTCTGGAACAATATTGACAGATTTATTCATGATGTAATATTCTATTTTATATTCTTCTACTTATTTTTCTTATGCTTACATGAGAATCTTCTGAATTTTCAGATAAATAGGTTTTTATATAAAGTACAGAACACCCGCTATTATTCTGAACACATTCGCTATTTGTAGCTGAAAGGCCGCAGGCATTACCCGGCACGCGCACGACGGCCCAGACATTGCCGTCAAGGCGGGACGCCACGGCGCCAAGCACCCCAATCAGGGTAATATCGGCCACTTCATCGTAAGTCACGGTCAGGCGGGAAACCTGTTTGAACACAATTTCCAGCGGTGCGCGGGTTACATCTGCATGAAACGTGACGTCAACCAGCAATAACCCCGACTCTGGCGTGCGGGCTGCCAGAACCAGCGTTCCACCGGGCTCTTCCACGCCAAGACGCGTCCACAGCACATGCAGGGGGCCAGTACTGTCAAACTCGATGATGCCGCCGCGCAGGATATAATCCCGTTCACCCGAGTTAGCCAGTTCAAGCAGGCTGGCACGCAACCATGATCCCGGCCCCACGATCAGGCGGGCAACATTGCCCCCCGGTGCCGGTTGCCGGGACAGGGAAGCCCCCTGCGCAACGCCAACGAGTGCATGCGCCAGCACAAAGAACCCTCCGCGTATTTCCGTCTCCAGAGGGTTGCAGACCAATCTGGGCAAATTGTCTGTACTGCGCCCCATTTGTTCTATCACCTCATGTCGCAAAATTCTTAATTTTTGCGACGTAAATTTTTTGAAGTATTCACAGGAAAACAATCTCTAAGGTTGTGCAATCACAACCTAAACGCGTGTAATTGAACAAAGGATTGCAAATTTACAAAGTAAATTGTATAGAGAATATAAAGTATCAAAAGTTAACAATTGTGCAAAAATACATGAATAAGGCATATTCATGCCTTAAAGAATATGCTCTTCTATCTCTTTGAAATATAACCCGAACGAAAATATAATGCTGGTTGGATATGCACGCGTAAGCACGGATGAACAGACTCTGGATGTGCAACTGGAGCACCTGCGCAAGGCTGGTTGTAATTTTATCTTTGAAGAAAAAATGTCAGGCGCGGAGCGGCAGCGTCCAGCACTCAACCGAATGTTAAAAAAAGTTAAAGCTGGTGATGTCGTCATCATTCACAAGCTCGACCGCCTCGCCCGCTCGACAAAACACCTTCTTGAAATTGCAGAGCATCTGCAAAAAAAACAGACGGGGCTTCGATCCATTTCAGAGCCATGGGCCGATACCACCTCTCCGGCGGGACGGATGATCCTGACCATATTTGCAGGTATAGCGGAGTTCGAACGGGCCCAGATCCGCGAACGTACGGCCGCAGGCCGCAGGCTTGCACGTCAACGCGGCGTTCAGATGGGCCGCCCGGCAAAGCTGGCACGTGATGATACGGCACTCGTCTGCCAACTGGTCATCAAAGAGAGGCTCTCCGTTGCGCATGTGGCCGAGAAGTTCGGGGTGCACAAGGCAACAGTCTACCGGATCCTGAACCGGCATCAGCAAACCCCTGCGCAAAACCAGGTTCAGTCAATACAGGACGGGAATGAACGAACACCCGCGGGCACGGCCCTGTCAGCGATGCGACATGACACGGATCAATAGGATGAAATGTGCCCGATACGCTTTGTGGCTGACGCTTACTTCCTGCGCTGGCGCAGATGGTGGAACAACATCTGCACGAACTGGAAAAGCACCTTCCTGTCCATTTTGCTCGCCCCTTCATGCCGGGCGCGGAACACGAATGGCAGTTCAATAACCCGCGGCCCCGCTTTCTGCGCCATGAGCAGATCAAGCAGGATCTTGAACCCCGTGCCCGACAGGCTGCCGACCGACTGCACAAACAGGGCGCGCCGCATGGCGAAGAATCCGCTCATGGGGTCGCTCACGCGAATGGGCAGCAGGCATTGCGCCACCCGGATGCCAAAGCCCGACAGCATGCGCCGCCAGGCATTGGCCAGCCCGGCATTGTCACCACCTTTAACATGGCGACTGCCTATGGCGATGTCATAGCCCTGGTGGCTTATGGCATCGGCCATAGCGGCGAGCAGGGTTTCATCATGCTGCATGTCACAGTCCATCACCGCCACGACTGGAGCTGAGGAAGACAGCACCCCCTCGATCACGGCGGAAGACAGGCCCCGCCGCCCGATCCGCAGCAGGCCGCGCACGCGGCTGTCAGCCTGTGCCAGGCGCCAGATCTCATCAATGGTGCCATCGGGTGAATTGTCATCGACAAAAACAAGTTCCCAGTCGTGACCGGTCACCGCTTTTGTGACGGCGTGGAACAGGGGAACGATGTTGCCCCGCTCCTGATAGCACGGAATGATGATGCTCAGCCCCGGCCCCGGGTGTGGGGGAGCGTCTTCATGCCTATCCCGTGGCTCAGATGCGGACAAAGCTTGCATGGTCGATAAAATCCCGGGCAGGGCACCTGATGAACACACGGGCGTGCAGACGCGACAGGAACGAAAAAAGGGTCGCTCATGCCTGGTCACCGGAGATAAAGGATTTCCCCTACAGCTGCAACATGGTAACGGCGCTCTCCACAATAAACACTTTTAAAACAATGCATTGAGTAGAAATAATAACGGTTCTGGCGCAGCATCCCTTTTTCAGGGAGAGCACATTGCCCGAAGCTTTCTGCGCAAAGCTTCGCCAAAACCTTTTTTCTGTTTTTCCTGCCACCTTTACGGGCGACAGGTAGGCGCCTGTGCCTCGTGGCCGCATGGTTCTTCCCTACAATCAATAACGCGCGTGCGCGAAGTATGGGAACAGCATAAAAGTTTCATTCACACTATTTATTTCTTTGCAACCATAACGTGCAGACTATAAACCGTACGGTTTACGGTGAGTAACTGTGCTATTTTTGCCAGATCACATATCTATTACATATATTTGTCTTTTTACGATTGTTGTCTTTCATAGGGTAAATGTATGGTTAACGTATGGCCAGATCGTGATCCGGCCTTCGTTCTGACACGTAAACCTTTGTTTCCCATGCAAAAAGCACATCGGCATCTGTCATGAATGCCCAATACAGATTCACATCTCCACACTTTTACTGATCACTGTTCGCACTCCGAACCTACAGGCTGGTGGATTACTGATGAATACCGACATCGCCATTATAGGGGCTGGCCCCTATGGTCTTTCCCTTGCGGCGCATCTGCGCGAGAGGGGGGTGAATTTCCGTATTTTCGGGCGGCCCATGGCGTTCTGGCGCGACCATGTGCCCGCTGCCCTGCGGCTCAAGGCGGAAGGCTTTGCGCTTGATCTGTTCGACCCCGCGCGGAAGTTCACGCTGGCGCATTTCTGCCGTGCGCGGGGCTACCCTTACGCGCCAACGGGCGTGCCCATTCCCGCCGAAGTCTTTCGGGAATATGGCGAGACGTTCCAGAAAACCCACGTGCCCCAGCTCAGGCCTTTTCTGGTCACGCAACTTGCGCGTGCGGGCGAAGGCTTCGCACTGCGCCTGGAAAACGGCGAGAGCGTCACGGCGCGCAACGTGGTGCTGGCGGTGGGCATCGAGCATTTCGCTTACCTGCCCCCCGCCGTGCGCGGCCTGCCGCGCGAGCGGATCAGCCATACGTTTGACGAGACGGAGTTCGCCCGCTTCGCGGGCAAGCGTGTGGCGGTGATCGGGGCGGGGTCATCGGCGGTGGATACGGCGTGCTTCCTGCATGATGCGGGAGCGGAAACCTTCATCTGCACCCGGCGGCCCAAGATATGGATCAATAACCCGCCGCAGAAACTCAGCCCGCTCAGGCGGCTGGTCACGCGCATCAAGAAACCCCTCTCCGGCCTTGGCACGGGCTGGCGCTCGCGCATGGCGTGTGACCTGCCTGATGTGTTTCACATGCTGCCCGCGCGCCTGCGGCTGCGCATCACGCGCGGGCATCTGGGGCCTGCGGCGGGCTGGGTGACCGGGCAGGTCGTGCGCGAGAAGGTCCCGATCTGGCTCAACGTGGAACTCACCGCCGCCGCCATGCACGAGGGCACCATTCACCTGACCTTCCGCGACAAACAGACCGGCCTGACCCGCACGGTGGAGGTGGACCACGTCTTTCTGGGCACCGGTGTGCAGGTTGCCGTTGACAAGCTGCCTTTTGTTGACCCCGCACTGGCGCGCGCCGTGCGCACGGAAGACAGCATGCCCGCGCTGTCCCGCCACTTCGAATCCAGCGTGCCGGGGCTGTATTTCATCGGCCCGATGGCAGCTGGCAGCTTTGGCCCGCTGCTGCGCTTTGCGTGGGGCGCGCGCTTTACCGCCCGCAGGCTGACGGCGCGTTTCAGGCGGCAGCGCGCCTTTGCCCCCATCCCGCAGCCGGCTTTCGCCCCGTAACACTTCCCCTGCCGGTCATGGCCACCATGACCTGAACTGGAAAGTCCCGACCCATGAAAAATGATTTTACAGTTCTGATCGTCTCCTCCGTCTGGTGGTCCGCCATTACGCGGGCAGCGCTGGAATTCATCGAAAGCGGGGTGAGCGTGCATGCCATCTGCCCGCAGGGGCATTCGCTGCATTGCCTCGATGGCATCGAAAGCTTCAGCCGCTACCCCTATTTCGCCGCCCCCGGCGTTCTGGCCGAGGCCGTGGCCCGCATCCGGCCCGACCTGATCGTGCCCGCCGATGACCGGGTGGTGCTGGCCCTGCACCAGGCCCATGCCGAGGCCGACCCCGGCACCGAGGCTGGCCGCCTGTGCCGTGAAACCATTGAGCGTTCGCTCGGGCAGCCTGAATTCTTCAGCTATGCCGAAACACGGCTCAAGCTGATCGATGCGCTCCGGGCCAGAGGCGTACCCACTCCTGCCGCAGCCTCCCTCGACACGGCGCAGGACATGAGCGCGTGGTGTGCACGCACACCCGGCCCGTGGGTGCTCAAGCGCGACCGGAGCTGGGGCGGGTCGGGCGTGGTCATTGCCGATACCCCGCCTGAGGCGATGGCAGCCTTCCGCCGCCTGTCGCAGCCCGCGCGCATGGCCTGCGCGCTGCGCGTGCTGCTGGCGGATCGCGACATCTATTCCTTCATGGAGGCCTCAAGCCGCCGCCCCACGCCGGTCATGGCGCAGGCGCATGTAACCGGCATGCCCGCCAATATCATGGTAGCGTGCTGGCGCGGCGAGGTGATTGCAACGCTGGGGGCGAACGTGGTGGCCTATCAGGGGCGCACGGGGGCGGCCACGGTCATCGAGATCACCGAGTCGGCGGATATGGAGCACGCGGCACGGGTGGCATGCGGCAGCCTGCAGCTTTCGGGTTTTTTTGGGCTGGATTTTGTGCGTTGCGCCAAAACTGGCACCTATCACTTCATAGAAATGAACCCGCGCCTGACCCAGATCGGCCATCTGTGCCATAATGGCACAACGCTGATCCGCAGCCTGCTGCGCCATGTGCGCGGCCAGCCAGTTGCCGTAACCTCACCCGACATGCTGGACCTTGGCACGCGCACGCTCGTGGCCCTGTTCCCGCAGGTATTGCGCGCGGAAGCCGACAGCGTGCGCAATGCCTCCGCATGGATCGACATTCCGTGGCGGCACCCGGCCCTGGTGGAGGAACTGCTGCGCCGCCCATGGCCACGCCGTGGCTCGGTAGCCCGGCTGGAGGAACGCCTGCGGCCCAACATGCCTTATGGTAAATCGGTGGACCGCAGCGAGGCCATGGGCAAGCTGTCCACCCTGCTGCAGGCGGGCATGATCACCGACATGCCGCTGGCACTCCCGTAAGCCCACGCCCCGTGCACACTTGAACACGGACCGCACGCATGCAAACGGGCCGCATGGCATCACCATGCGGCCCGTTGCGTAACCATGAGGCGCATGCCCCCTTGAATGCGGCTTACCGTGGTGACCTGAAAGCGGCGTGAAACACCCACCCACGGAACATTCTGAAAATCAGGAACGCGTCTGTCGTAAAGCTTTTTTCAAAACTTCAGGAAACGCCGCCCGCATGAAACAGGGCGGCGCCCGGAAGGCTGTTAGAAAGCGGCCTGGATACGACCGGCAACGGAATTGCCATCGCGGCCATACAGGTCATACAGAGCGCTGTTGCGGCTGACGATGATGTGGTTGAAGTCAAGCATGAAGCGGAAGTGGCGGTTGGGATACCAGTTTACCCCTGCCGACCAGACCGTCTGCTGCCCGCCGCGGATGGCACCGGGGGTGCCCAGGGCACTGTCCAGATCCGCCACGCTGTAACGGGCGGACAGTTCCAGTGCGCCCCAGTAACCGTGGGCGGGGTCAAACGCATGGTCTACACCCGGAGCAGCGAAGGCACCTTCCTTGATGTTGTAGCTACGCGCCTTGCCAAACAGGGTGTAGTTGGCCGCGCCATAGTAACCTTGGAAATTGACGGAACCACGGTTGGCGGCACTTGCGCCGTAGTTGTCACCACGGGTTACGCCGATGTGATAGTATTCACCCTTCAGCACCAGGCGCTTCCAGCGAAAGCCAAGTTCGGGACCGGCAGACCAGATGCTGCCCACGTTGCCCACTGCCGTGCTGAGGAACTTGGTGGTGGTCAGGTTGACCTCGGGCCCTTCGGAGAAGGTGTAGCTGCGCGAACCGCCATTTTCCGCCACCTTGAACGCGGTAATGCCAGACAGGCCAACATGCACGTCAATATCCTTGGACATGTAAGGACGGCCCGCCACGCGGAAGGTGGCACCGCTCTGGCTATCGGCAATGCCGGTATAGCTGTTGACGCCGGTTACCTTTTCAGGTGAGCCGCCACGCGCGCCATAGCTCTGGCCTGTTACGTAACCGGCAATCCACCAGCGCTTGGCATAATGCAACCCGCCAAGGCTCATGCGCGCATCGCCCGCAGCGATGTTACGCACGATATCGGTAATGGCGGGGCGCTCCATCATCTCGAATTCGTTCGAGCTTTCGGAGTCTTCTTCCGTCACGCGCGGCTGGAAGTAACCGGCGGTCAGGATGGTGTTGTGAAAGCCCGCGTAGTTCAGGTTGGCTTCATACAGCGTTGTCGAGCCATCGCCCGTGCCGTTGCCGAAGTCAGGCGTAATGTTGGCGATCCAGTTCTTGTAGCGGAACGAGATGGGAATACGCAGGCGGCGGGCGTTTTCGGTCAGGCTGGAAAAATCACCACGCGCCTCGCCCCGCCGCGGGGACATGCCCATGAAGCCACCGATATCTTCATGGAAAGCAAGGCCGATGGACATGGCATACATGCCATCGTCAGATGAAATGGTCGGGCGGCCACCGGGGAAGCCGACCATCATGCCACCAAGGTGAAGGGCCTCTTCCTTTTCCGTCGCGGCGCGGAAGGAGGCCCAGGAGGAGGAAACGCCACGATCGGACGGCGGCGTGCCGAGATCGGCCTTCTGCATCACGCTTCCAAAATTGCTGCCCGTGCCCGTATCGCCACCGATATGGATGTCACGCGCGTAGCTTTCGGGCAGGGGCTGGCCATTGGCGGCGGCAACCCGGCGGGCCTGCGCCGCATTGGCGGCGGTGGTGTTGGGGGCGTGCACTTCAGCACGGGCAAGGCGCTGACGCAGGACGCTGATCTGGCCTGACATTTCGCGCCGCATTTCCTGCATCTCGCGCTGCAGGGCCTGAATCTGGGCAGCATCGGAAGCCGATGCCGCATGAGCCGGCTGCAGGGAACACGCCCCCCACAGGGCGGAGGAACCAAGCAACAGTGAAGCAGCTGAGCGGCGAATCATATTAACCATTCCGTAATGAAGAATGGGTTCATTTAAGGGCACGACACAGTTTTGTGTGTTATGTTTCCAATACAGTTTCATGAAGGTTTTATGACAATCCTCCATACAGAAAAACCGCCCGGAAACCGGGCGGTTCTGTTATATCGTTACTTGATCAGGGATTTTATTTAGCGCTGTCCCACTGGCGCAGGATCTCGGTCTTGACCGTGTCCGGAACCGTTACGTAGTCAAGCTTGTAGGCTGCCGCATTTCCGCTCTTGAGCGCATAGCCAAAGAACTTGCGCACGGCTGCCCCATGGTCGGCCTTGGCGGTGGGCACCGGCACGAGCACATAGGTGGGCGAGACAATCGGCCATGCGCCAGCGCCCGCCGTATCGAGCAGGTCAACGGCGAAGTGGGAGGCGTCCTTCCAGTCCGCGGCCTCGGCAGCGCTCTTGAAGCTGTCCATATCGGGGGCGACATAGGCACCGCTATGGTTCTTCAGCTTGACGGTCACCATGTGCGCGTTGGCTGCGAAGGCATATTCGACATAGCCGATCGCACCCTCGGTGTTGCGCACGGAGGCGGCAACGCCATCATTGCCACGCGCACCAATGCCGCCGGGCCAGGCGATGGAGGCACCTGCGCCCTGCCCCTCGCGCCACTCGGGCGAGACGCGGGCGAGATAGCCGGTGAACACCGCCGTGGTGCCCGAGCCATCAGCGCGGTGCACGGTGGCGACTGCCGTGTCAGGCAGTTTTACGCCGGGATTGAGGGCTGCGATGCGCTTGTCGTTCCACTGCTCGATCTCGCCACGATAGATGGCGGCAAGCGTGGGGCCATCAAGCTGGATCTGGTTGGCGGCAATACCGGGCAGGTTGATGACCGGCACGATGCCACCCATGACCGTGGGGAACTGGAACAGATGGGCGTTTTCCAGCTTCTGCGCATCCATCGGCACGTCGGAGGCGCCAAAATCAACCGTGCCCGCCAGAATCTGGTTCTGCCCGGCGGAGGAGCCGACCGTCTGATAATTCAGGTTGACGCCCGCAGCACTCCGCGCATCCGCCCCCCAGGCACCATAGATGGGTGCGGCGAAGCTGGAACCGGCCCCTGTAATGTCAGCAGCATGGGCCATGACGGGCAGGGCGCTTGCCAGCAGGGCACAGGTAAGCATTCGAGCAGAAAAAGACATAATACTCATGTTCTCCGACATGAAGAATACAGACGTGTCTGGCCTTGCAGCCGACAGGCCGGAGAATAAAAAATTAGTGTCCGTAATGGAAATGATATGTCCATGACAGTTTTATGAAGGAAATATGAACCCTTCCGATACCTGCCATGACCCCGGTCAGGCGCGGCTGTACGCATCCTCAAGCCGCACGATATCATCCTCGCCCAGATACGGCCCGGACTGGACCTCGATCAGGGTAAGCGGAATGCGGCCGGGGTTTTTCAGCCGGTGCGTGGCGCCAAGCGGCAGGTAGACGCTCTCGTTCTCGCGCACCAGAATGTCCTCCCCGTTGCGCGTGACCTGCGCCGTGCCTTCCACCACCACCCAGTGCTCGGCGCGGTGATAATGTTTCTGCAGCGACAGCATCCGCCCCGGCTCCACCACGATCCGCTTGACCTGGAAGCGGGTGCCCACGATCAGCGTTTCATAAAAACCCCAGGGGCGGTAGCGGCGGCGATGGGCAGTGGCTTCGGGGCGGTCGGCCTTTTTCAGCCGGGCCACGATGGTTTTCACATCCTGCGCATGACGGCGGTGGGTGACCAGCACCGCATCCTCATTGACCACCACCAGCAGGTCTTCCACCCCGCTCACCGCTGTCAGGACACCATCGGTGCGCACGTAGCTGTTGGTGGTGTTGTTGAGCACCACATCGCCACTGACCACGTTGCCCGCACAATCCTGCGGGCCGAGTTCCCACAGCGCATCCCAACTGCCCACGTCCGACCAGCCGAAATCACCGGGGATGACGGTCATGAGGTCAGTGCGCTCGGCCACGGCGTAATCGATCGAGATATCGGGCGAGGCGGCAAACGCCGTGGGGTCCAGCCGTTCAAAATCAATGTCCGACCGCCGCTCGCGCACGGCCAGACGCATGGCGGCGAGAATGGCGGGCTCGAATTTTTCCATCTCGCCCAGCAGGGTCCGGGCGGTGAACACGAACATGCCCGAGTTCCATAAAAAACGCCCCGAGCCAAGCATGCGCTCCGCGTTGGCGGCATCGGGTTTTTCAACAAACCGCTCAACCGCGAAGGCACCGTCATACCCCGCAAGCGGCTCTCCCTTTTCAATATAGCCATAACCGGTCTCGGCCCGCGTGGGGGTCATGCCGAATGTTACGATCCGCCCGGCCCGCGCCACCTGTGCCGCCAGCGCAAGTGCCGGGGCGACGTTCTGCGGCTTCTGCATCGCGGCATCGGCGGCCATGATCCACAGCACCGCATCGGGGTCGGTCTCGGCCGCAAGCAGGGCGGCCGCCGTGATGGCGGGAGCGGAATTGCGCCCGACCGGCTCAAGCAGGATGCGCGGCGCGGTTATGCCCACCTCGCGCAGTTGTTCGGCCATGATGAAGCGGTGCTCGTTATTGCACACCACGATCGGCGCGCTGAAACCCGGACCATGACTGCGCAGCGCGGTTTCCTGCACCAGGGTACGCTGCGAGACCAGCGGCCAGAACTGCTTGGGGTAGGCACTGCGCGAGACGGGCCACAACCGGCTGCCGCTCCCGCCTGACAGAATGACCGGA
This is a stretch of genomic DNA from Komagataeibacter xylinus. It encodes these proteins:
- a CDS encoding polyprenol monophosphomannose synthase, whose amino-acid sequence is MQALSASEPRDRHEDAPPHPGPGLSIIIPCYQERGNIVPLFHAVTKAVTGHDWELVFVDDNSPDGTIDEIWRLAQADSRVRGLLRIGRRGLSSAVIEGVLSSSAPVVAVMDCDMQHDETLLAAMADAISHQGYDIAIGSRHVKGGDNAGLANAWRRMLSGFGIRVAQCLLPIRVSDPMSGFFAMRRALFVQSVGSLSGTGFKILLDLLMAQKAGPRVIELPFVFRARHEGASKMDRKVLFQFVQMLFHHLRQRRK
- the pstS gene encoding phosphate ABC transporter substrate-binding protein PstS, which produces MLTCALLASALPVMAHAADITGAGSSFAAPIYGAWGADARSAAGVNLNYQTVGSSAGQNQILAGTVDFGASDVPMDAQKLENAHLFQFPTVMGGIVPVINLPGIAANQIQLDGPTLAAIYRGEIEQWNDKRIAALNPGVKLPDTAVATVHRADGSGTTAVFTGYLARVSPEWREGQGAGASIAWPGGIGARGNDGVAASVRNTEGAIGYVEYAFAANAHMVTVKLKNHSGAYVAPDMDSFKSAAEAADWKDASHFAVDLLDTAGAGAWPIVSPTYVLVPVPTAKADHGAAVRKFFGYALKSGNAAAYKLDYVTVPDTVKTEILRQWDSAK
- a CDS encoding NAD(P)-binding domain-containing protein codes for the protein MNTDIAIIGAGPYGLSLAAHLRERGVNFRIFGRPMAFWRDHVPAALRLKAEGFALDLFDPARKFTLAHFCRARGYPYAPTGVPIPAEVFREYGETFQKTHVPQLRPFLVTQLARAGEGFALRLENGESVTARNVVLAVGIEHFAYLPPAVRGLPRERISHTFDETEFARFAGKRVAVIGAGSSAVDTACFLHDAGAETFICTRRPKIWINNPPQKLSPLRRLVTRIKKPLSGLGTGWRSRMACDLPDVFHMLPARLRLRITRGHLGPAAGWVTGQVVREKVPIWLNVELTAAAMHEGTIHLTFRDKQTGLTRTVEVDHVFLGTGVQVAVDKLPFVDPALARAVRTEDSMPALSRHFESSVPGLYFIGPMAAGSFGPLLRFAWGARFTARRLTARFRRQRAFAPIPQPAFAP
- a CDS encoding mannose-1-phosphate guanylyltransferase/mannose-6-phosphate isomerase — translated: MTGSLPHPALSVVPVILSGGSGSRLWPVSRSAYPKQFWPLVSQRTLVQETALRSHGPGFSAPIVVCNNEHRFIMAEQLREVGITAPRILLEPVGRNSAPAITAAALLAAETDPDAVLWIMAADAAMQKPQNVAPALALAAQVARAGRIVTFGMTPTRAETGYGYIEKGEPLAGYDGAFAVERFVEKPDAANAERMLGSGRFLWNSGMFVFTARTLLGEMEKFEPAILAAMRLAVRERRSDIDFERLDPTAFAASPDISIDYAVAERTDLMTVIPGDFGWSDVGSWDALWELGPQDCAGNVVSGDVVLNNTTNSYVRTDGVLTAVSGVEDLLVVVNEDAVLVTHRRHAQDVKTIVARLKKADRPEATAHRRRYRPWGFYETLIVGTRFQVKRIVVEPGRMLSLQKHYHRAEHWVVVEGTAQVTRNGEDILVRENESVYLPLGATHRLKNPGRIPLTLIEVQSGPYLGEDDIVRLEDAYSRA
- a CDS encoding OprO/OprP family phosphate-selective porin; the encoded protein is MIRRSAASLLLGSSALWGACSLQPAHAASASDAAQIQALQREMQEMRREMSGQISVLRQRLARAEVHAPNTTAANAAQARRVAAANGQPLPESYARDIHIGGDTGTGSNFGSVMQKADLGTPPSDRGVSSSWASFRAATEKEEALHLGGMMVGFPGGRPTISSDDGMYAMSIGLAFHEDIGGFMGMSPRRGEARGDFSSLTENARRLRIPISFRYKNWIANITPDFGNGTGDGSTTLYEANLNYAGFHNTILTAGYFQPRVTEEDSESSNEFEMMERPAITDIVRNIAAGDARMSLGGLHYAKRWWIAGYVTGQSYGARGGSPEKVTGVNSYTGIADSQSGATFRVAGRPYMSKDIDVHVGLSGITAFKVAENGGSRSYTFSEGPEVNLTTTKFLSTAVGNVGSIWSAGPELGFRWKRLVLKGEYYHIGVTRGDNYGASAANRGSVNFQGYYGAANYTLFGKARSYNIKEGAFAAPGVDHAFDPAHGYWGALELSARYSVADLDSALGTPGAIRGGQQTVWSAGVNWYPNRHFRFMLDFNHIIVSRNSALYDLYGRDGNSVAGRIQAAF
- a CDS encoding recombinase family protein translates to MLVGYARVSTDEQTLDVQLEHLRKAGCNFIFEEKMSGAERQRPALNRMLKKVKAGDVVIIHKLDRLARSTKHLLEIAEHLQKKQTGLRSISEPWADTTSPAGRMILTIFAGIAEFERAQIRERTAAGRRLARQRGVQMGRPAKLARDDTALVCQLVIKERLSVAHVAEKFGVHKATVYRILNRHQQTPAQNQVQSIQDGNERTPAGTALSAMRHDTDQ
- a CDS encoding ATP-grasp domain-containing protein, with product MKNDFTVLIVSSVWWSAITRAALEFIESGVSVHAICPQGHSLHCLDGIESFSRYPYFAAPGVLAEAVARIRPDLIVPADDRVVLALHQAHAEADPGTEAGRLCRETIERSLGQPEFFSYAETRLKLIDALRARGVPTPAAASLDTAQDMSAWCARTPGPWVLKRDRSWGGSGVVIADTPPEAMAAFRRLSQPARMACALRVLLADRDIYSFMEASSRRPTPVMAQAHVTGMPANIMVACWRGEVIATLGANVVAYQGRTGAATVIEITESADMEHAARVACGSLQLSGFFGLDFVRCAKTGTYHFIEMNPRLTQIGHLCHNGTTLIRSLLRHVRGQPVAVTSPDMLDLGTRTLVALFPQVLRAEADSVRNASAWIDIPWRHPALVEELLRRPWPRRGSVARLEERLRPNMPYGKSVDRSEAMGKLSTLLQAGMITDMPLALP